A genomic segment from Ruegeria sp. TM1040 encodes:
- a CDS encoding YqaA family protein, whose product MLRRLYDRTMALADHPHALWWLAGVAFIESSVFPIPPDVLMIPMILARPSRAWLIALVALFSSVAGGLMGYAIGAFFYEGIGQPILEAMGKADKMVEFNERFNDFGFWAVLIAGVTPFPYKVITIMSGWTGMPIMTFVVTSLLARALRFFLVAGLLWQFGAPVREFIEKRLGLVFTVFCVLLFGGFLALRYL is encoded by the coding sequence ATGCTGCGTCGCCTATATGACCGGACCATGGCCCTTGCCGACCATCCCCATGCGCTGTGGTGGCTGGCCGGTGTGGCCTTCATCGAAAGCTCCGTTTTTCCGATCCCGCCCGATGTGCTGATGATCCCGATGATCCTTGCGCGGCCCTCTCGCGCCTGGCTGATCGCCTTGGTGGCGCTGTTTTCCTCGGTGGCCGGCGGGCTCATGGGCTACGCAATCGGCGCCTTCTTTTACGAAGGCATCGGCCAACCGATCCTCGAGGCCATGGGCAAGGCCGACAAGATGGTCGAATTCAACGAGCGTTTTAACGACTTTGGCTTCTGGGCGGTGCTGATCGCTGGGGTGACACCCTTCCCCTACAAGGTCATCACCATCATGTCGGGCTGGACGGGCATGCCGATCATGACATTCGTGGTCACATCGTTGCTGGCACGGGCGTTGCGGTTCTTCCTCGTGGCCGGGCTCTTGTGGCAATTTGGCGCGCCAGTGCGGGAGTTTATTGAAAAACGCCTGGGGCTGGTGTTCACCGTCTTTTGTGTGCTGCTGTTTGGTGGCTTTCTTGCACTGAGGTATCTATGA